The following proteins are co-located in the Solanum pennellii chromosome 1, SPENNV200 genome:
- the LOC107003514 gene encoding delta(12)-fatty-acid desaturase FAD2-like yields the protein MGAGGRMSAPNGGTEVKKNPLQKVPTSKPPFTVGDIKKAIPPHCFQRSLIRSFSYVVYDLILVSIMYYVANTYFHLIPSPYCYIAWPIYWICQGCVCTGIWVNAHECGHHAFSDYQLVDDTVGLILHSALLVPYFSWKYSHRRHHSNTGSLERDEVFVPKSKSQLGWYSKYLNNPLGRVITLTVTLTLGWPLYLAFNVSGRPYDRFACHYDPYGPIYNNRERLQIFLSDAGVLGACYLLYRVALVKGLAWLVCIYGVPLLVVNGFLVLITYLQHTHPSLPHYDSTEWDWLRGALATCDRDYGVLNKVFHNITDTHVVHHLFSTMPHYNAMEATKAVKPLLGDYYQFDGTPIFKAMWREAKECLYVEKDESSQGKGVFWYKNKL from the coding sequence ATGGGAGCTGGTGGTCGTATGTCTGCTCCAAATGGCGGGACTGAAGTAAAGAAGAATCCTCTTCAAAAGGTACCAACCTCGAAGCCCCCTTTCACAGTTGGTGATATCAAGAAGGCTATCCCACCTCACTGCTTTCAAAGGTCTCTCATCCGCTCATTCTCCTATGTTGTGTATGACCTCATACTCGTATCCATCATGTACTACGTTGCAAACACTTACTTCCACCTCATTCCATCACCATATTGCTACATTGCATGGCCTATTTACTGGATTTGCCAGGGTTGTGTTTGCACTGGAATTTGGGTTAATGCCCACGAATGTGGCCATCACGCCTTCAGTGATTACCAATTGGTTGATGACACCGTTGGACTTATCCTTCACTCTGCTCTATTGGTGCCGTACTTCTCTTGGAAATATAGTCATCGTCGCCACCACTCCAACACTGGCTCCCTCGAGCGTGATGAAGTCTTTGTGCCTAAGTCTAAATCCCAGCTCGGATGGTATTCCAAGTACTTGAACAATCCACTAGGCAGAGTTATCACACTCACAGTCACCCTCACTCTTGGCTGGCCGTTATACTTGGCATTCAATGTATCTGGCAGACCTTATGACCGATTTGCATGTCACTATGACCCTTATGGCCCAATCTACAACAACCGCGAGAGGCTACAGATCTTCCTTTCTGATGCTGGAGTTCTCGGAGCTTGTTATCTGTTATACCGTGTTGCCTTAGTGAAAGGTCTAGCTTGGCTAGTGTGCATCTACGGTGTACCCCTTCTAGTCGTGAACGGCTTCCTTGTCCTGATCACCTACTTGCAGCACACTCACCCATCACTGCCTCACTACGACTCAACCGAGTGGGATTGGCTTAGGGGAGCTTTGGCAACCTGTGACAGAGACTATGGTGTTCTAAACAAGGTCTTCCACAACATCACCGACACTCACGTGGTGCACCATCTGTTCTCAACCATGCCACACTACAACGCAATGGAGGCAACCAAAGCAGTCAAGCCACTACTCGGAGACTACTACCAATTCGATGGTACCCCGATTTTCAAGGCAATGTGGAGGGAAGCTAAAGAGTGTCTCTACGTCGAGAAAGACGAATCATCTCAAGGCAAAGGTGTCTTCTGGTACAAAAACAAGCTCTGA